The genomic region CCAGACGGCCGACGCCGCCGCCGTGGCCGACCGCGTCAAGAACGCCGGCGCGATCTTCATCGGCCCCTGGGCCCCGGTCTCCCTCGGCGACTACGCGGCCGGCTCCAACCACGTCCTGCCCACCGGCGGCTGCGCCTGCCACTCCTCCGGCCTGTCCGTCCAGTCCTTCCTGCGCGGCATCCACATCGTCGACTACACGCAGGACGCGCTGGCCGAGGTGGCGCACCACGTGGTCACGCTGGCGGAGGCGGAAGACCTGCCCGCACACGGCGCGGCGATCAAGGCCAGGTTCGGCTGGAAGGTACCCGAGAGCAAGTGAGCGACGTACGCATCGACGATCTGCCCGTACGGGACGAACTGCGCGGCAAGTCCCCCTACGGCGCGCCCCAGCTGGACGTCCCCGTACGGCTGAACACCAACGAGAACCCCTACCCGCTGCCCGAGCCGCTGGTCGAGCGCATCGCCGAGCGGGTCCGAGAGGCGGCCCGCAACCTCAACCGCTACCCCGACCGGGACGCGGTCGAACTGCGCACGAAGCTCGCCGAGTACCTGACGGACACCTCCGGACACGAGGTCGGCCTCGCCAACGTCTGGGCCGCCAACGGCTCCAACGAGGTCATCCAGCAGCTGCTCCAGACCTTCGGCGGGCCCGGCCGCAGCGCGATCGGCTTCGAGCCGTCGTACTCGATGCACGGGCTCATCGCGCGCGGCACCGGCACGGGCTGGATCTCCGGCCCCCGCAACGAGGACTTCACGATCGATGTCCCGGCCGCCGAGAAGGCGATCGCCGAGCACCGGCCCGACGTCGTCTTCGTCACCACTCCCAACAACCCCACGGGCAACGCGGTCCCGCCCGAGACGGTCCTCGCGCTCTACGAGGCCGCGCAGGCGGCGAAACCGTCGATGGTGGTCGTGGACGAGGCGTACATCGAGTTCAGCCACGGCGACTCGCTGCTGCCGCTGCTCGACGGGCGCCCGAACCTCGTCATCTCCCGCACGATGTCCAAGGCGTTCGGCGCGGCGGGCCTGCGCCTCGGCTACCTCGCCGCGCACCCGGCCGTCGTCGACGCCGTCCAGCTCGTTCGGCTGCCCTACCACCTGTCGGCCGTCACCCAGGCGACGGCCCTGGCCGCCCTGGAGCACACCGGCACGCTGCTGGGCTACGTCGAGCAGCTCAAGGCCGAGCGGGACCGCCTGGTGCGCGAACTGCGCGCCACCGGCTACGACGTCGTCGAGTCCGACGCCAACTTCGTGCAGTTCGGCAGGTTCGAGGACGCGCACACGGCCTGGCAGAAGATCCTCGACCGGGGCGTCCTGGTCCGGGACAACGGCATCCCCGGGTGGCTGCGGGTGTCGGCCGGCACCCCCGAAGAGAACGACGCGTTCCTCGACGCGGTCCGTGAACTGAAGAAGGAGCAGAGCACATGAGCCGCGTGGGACGCGTGGAGCGAGTCACCAAGGAGACGTCGGTGCTCGTCGAGATCGGCCTCGACGGGTCCGGAAAGGTCGATGTGTCGACAGGCGTCGGCTTCTACGACCACATGCTCGACCAGCTCGGCCGGCACGGTCTGTTCGACCTGACCGTGAAGACCGAGGGCGATCTGCACATCGACTCGCACCACACCATCGAGGACACCGCCCTCGCCCTCGGCGCCGCCTTCAAGCAGGCCCTCGGCGACAAGGTCGGCATCTACCGCTTCGGCAACTGCACGGTCCCGCTGGACGAGTCCCTCGCCCAGGTCACCGTCGACCTGTCCGGCCGCCCCTACCTCGTGCACACCGAGCCCGAGAAGATGGCGCCGATGATCGGCGAGTACGACACCACCATGACCCGGCACATCCTGGAGTCCTTCGTGGCCCAGGCCCAGATCGCGCTGCACGTGCACGTGCCCTACGGGCGCAACGCGCACCACATCGTCGAGTGCCAGTTCAAGGCGCTGGCCCGGGCCCTGCGCTACGCCTCCGAACGCGACCCGCGCGCGGCCGGCATCCTCCCCTCCACGAAGGGCGCCCTGTGAACGGCATCTCGACCCTGCTGATCGTCGTCGGCCTGTTCCTCGTCGGCGGGATCTACTCCTTCGTCAAGCAGAAGATGCCCAAGGGCCTGATCGTGCTGCTCTCCATCGGCGCCGCGATGTGCCTGGCGGCCGGTGTCGTGAGGCTGGAGGTGTGGAATTGAGCGCCCCATCGAGCGCCCCCTCGAAGAAGCAGAAGAAGGTAGTCGTCTTCGACTACGGCTTCGGCAACGTCCGCTCCGCCGAGCGAGCCCTCG from Streptomyces chartreusis NRRL 3882 harbors:
- a CDS encoding histidinol-phosphate transaminase, with the translated sequence MSDVRIDDLPVRDELRGKSPYGAPQLDVPVRLNTNENPYPLPEPLVERIAERVREAARNLNRYPDRDAVELRTKLAEYLTDTSGHEVGLANVWAANGSNEVIQQLLQTFGGPGRSAIGFEPSYSMHGLIARGTGTGWISGPRNEDFTIDVPAAEKAIAEHRPDVVFVTTPNNPTGNAVPPETVLALYEAAQAAKPSMVVVDEAYIEFSHGDSLLPLLDGRPNLVISRTMSKAFGAAGLRLGYLAAHPAVVDAVQLVRLPYHLSAVTQATALAALEHTGTLLGYVEQLKAERDRLVRELRATGYDVVESDANFVQFGRFEDAHTAWQKILDRGVLVRDNGIPGWLRVSAGTPEENDAFLDAVRELKKEQST
- the hisB gene encoding imidazoleglycerol-phosphate dehydratase HisB, whose amino-acid sequence is MSRVGRVERVTKETSVLVEIGLDGSGKVDVSTGVGFYDHMLDQLGRHGLFDLTVKTEGDLHIDSHHTIEDTALALGAAFKQALGDKVGIYRFGNCTVPLDESLAQVTVDLSGRPYLVHTEPEKMAPMIGEYDTTMTRHILESFVAQAQIALHVHVPYGRNAHHIVECQFKALARALRYASERDPRAAGILPSTKGAL